A part of Amycolatopsis lurida genomic DNA contains:
- a CDS encoding NAD(P)/FAD-dependent oxidoreductase, producing MEPLPERTDVVVIGGGIIGVSCAYRLAAAGVSVLLVERDILGAGSTAKAAGGIRSSFTTRVNIEIGLRGLAEYASFAETYGTEIDFRRDGYLYLVTDPADLPEFERCAELQNSYGVRSRLVEPAEARRFSPLIETEGVVAALWSPDDAKATPDSAVQGYARAARGHGAVLRTGVEVVGIERDGDEIAGVRTSAGFVRTDAVVCAAGAWSGRIGELAGVDLPVRPFRRQVVFTGAVADLPESVPLTIEMPSAFYFHREGLGLAMSFCDGDGDPGFDTRYQPGEWLPELAEIAARRVPAVLDAGIRGGWAGLYEVTPDRNQIVGESVQVSRFFYATGFSGHGFQMGPAVGELVRDLYLGRVPAIDITGLDVRRFAGDRAVTREHNIV from the coding sequence ATGGAGCCACTTCCTGAACGCACCGACGTCGTCGTGATCGGCGGCGGCATCATCGGGGTCAGCTGCGCGTACCGGCTCGCCGCCGCCGGGGTCTCGGTCCTGCTGGTCGAACGCGACATCCTGGGCGCGGGCTCGACGGCGAAGGCGGCGGGCGGGATCCGGTCGTCGTTCACCACCCGGGTCAACATCGAGATCGGGCTGCGCGGGCTGGCCGAGTACGCCTCCTTCGCCGAAACGTACGGGACCGAGATCGATTTCCGCCGCGACGGCTACCTGTACCTGGTCACCGACCCCGCGGACCTGCCCGAATTCGAGCGCTGCGCCGAACTGCAGAATTCCTACGGCGTCCGCAGCCGTCTCGTCGAGCCCGCCGAAGCGCGGCGGTTCTCCCCGTTGATCGAGACCGAAGGCGTCGTCGCGGCGCTGTGGTCGCCGGACGACGCGAAGGCGACTCCGGACTCCGCCGTCCAGGGGTACGCGCGGGCGGCCCGCGGGCATGGCGCGGTGCTCAGGACCGGCGTCGAGGTCGTCGGGATCGAACGCGACGGTGACGAGATCGCCGGTGTCCGGACCTCGGCCGGTTTCGTGCGGACGGACGCGGTGGTCTGCGCGGCGGGCGCGTGGTCGGGCCGGATCGGCGAACTCGCCGGTGTCGACCTCCCGGTGCGGCCGTTCCGGCGGCAGGTCGTGTTCACCGGAGCGGTCGCCGATCTGCCCGAGTCGGTGCCGCTGACCATCGAGATGCCGTCCGCCTTCTACTTCCACCGCGAGGGTCTCGGCCTGGCGATGTCCTTCTGCGACGGTGACGGCGACCCCGGCTTCGACACTCGCTACCAGCCGGGCGAATGGCTGCCGGAACTCGCTGAAATCGCCGCGCGCCGGGTGCCCGCGGTGCTCGACGCGGGGATCCGCGGCGGCTGGGCCGGGCTGTACGAGGTCACCCCCGACCGCAACCAGATCGTGGGGGAGAGCGTCCAGGTGTCGCGGTTCTTCTACGCCACCGGCTTTTCCGGGCACGGGTTCCAGATGGGCCCGGCGGTGGGGGAGCTCGTGCGGGACCTCTACCTGGGGCGGGTCCCGGCCATCGACATCACCGGGCTCGACGTCCGCCGGTTCGCCGGCGACCGGGCTGTGACGAGGGAGCACAACATTGTCTGA
- a CDS encoding glutathione S-transferase family protein — MTIPTDPQTGEFRRSANHFDARVTADGRDGWPVEAGRYRLVVSRACPWASRGLVVRRLLGLESALSVAVADPIQDEKSWRFTLDPDDRDPVLGIKYLAEAYHAADPHYMGGISVPAIVDIPSKRLVSNDYPRITLDLSTEWTSLHRPGAPDLYPERLRDEIDAVNAGVYADVNAAVYQAGFATRQAAYEDAYTRLFAMLDVLSERLEEQRYLVGDTITEADIRLFTTLVRFDAVYHGHFKCNRNKLTEMPVLWAYARDLFQTPGFGDTVDFDHIKRHYHAVHEQVNPTRIVPLGPDLSGWTTPHHREQLGGRPFGDGTPPGPPPEDERIGDPHGATS; from the coding sequence ATGACGATCCCGACCGATCCGCAGACGGGTGAGTTCCGCCGGTCCGCCAACCATTTCGACGCGCGTGTCACCGCCGACGGCCGCGACGGCTGGCCGGTGGAGGCGGGGAGATACCGGCTGGTGGTCAGCCGGGCCTGTCCCTGGGCCAGCCGGGGCCTGGTCGTCCGGCGGTTGCTCGGTCTCGAATCCGCGCTGAGCGTGGCCGTCGCCGACCCGATCCAGGACGAGAAGAGCTGGCGGTTCACCCTCGATCCCGATGACCGGGATCCGGTACTCGGCATCAAGTACCTGGCCGAGGCCTATCACGCCGCGGATCCGCACTACATGGGCGGGATCAGCGTTCCGGCCATTGTGGACATTCCGAGCAAACGGCTGGTGAGTAACGACTATCCGCGGATCACCCTCGATCTGTCCACCGAATGGACCAGCCTCCACCGGCCCGGCGCGCCCGACCTCTACCCTGAGCGACTTCGTGACGAGATCGACGCCGTCAACGCGGGGGTCTACGCCGACGTCAACGCCGCCGTGTACCAAGCCGGGTTCGCGACCAGACAGGCCGCGTACGAGGACGCGTACACCCGGCTCTTCGCCATGCTGGACGTGCTTTCCGAGCGGCTGGAAGAGCAGCGCTACCTCGTCGGTGACACGATCACCGAAGCGGACATCCGGTTGTTCACCACGCTCGTCCGCTTCGACGCCGTCTACCACGGGCACTTCAAGTGCAATCGGAACAAACTGACCGAAATGCCGGTGCTGTGGGCCTATGCCCGTGACCTCTTCCAGACGCCGGGCTTCGGTGACACCGTCGACTTCGACCACATCAAGCGGCACTACCACGCGGTGCACGAGCAGGTGAACCCGACGCGGATCGTCCCCTTGGGACCGGACCTGTCCGGCTGGACGACGCCGCATCACCGGGAGCAGCTGGGCGGGCGCCCGTTCGGCGACGGCACGCCGCCGGGACCGCCGCCCGAGGACGAACGGATCGGGGACCCGCATGGAGCCACTTCCTGA
- a CDS encoding pyridoxamine 5'-phosphate oxidase family protein — translation MSEFVEVTTEAELREILPPPLERTANKARPTLHELDRQWLAESPFVLIATSAADGTCDVSPKGDPAGFTLVLDDTRIAIPERPGNRRADGFRNVLSNPHVGLIYLIPGRGDTLRINGRARLVREAPFFDDMIVKGSRPKLALVVDIDEIFHHCQKAFMRSKLWSPESWAPDVLPSRAAISKTFERPEDSLADLEAYYEPSRYAAGLY, via the coding sequence TTGTCTGAGTTCGTCGAAGTCACCACCGAAGCCGAGCTGCGCGAGATCCTGCCGCCGCCGCTGGAACGGACCGCGAACAAGGCGCGCCCGACGCTGCACGAGCTGGACCGCCAGTGGCTCGCGGAGTCGCCGTTCGTGCTGATCGCGACCTCGGCGGCCGACGGCACCTGCGACGTCTCGCCGAAGGGCGACCCGGCCGGGTTCACGCTGGTACTGGACGACACGCGGATCGCCATCCCGGAGCGCCCCGGCAACCGGCGCGCCGACGGGTTCCGCAACGTGCTGTCGAATCCGCACGTCGGGCTGATCTACCTGATTCCCGGTCGCGGTGACACACTGCGGATCAACGGCCGCGCGCGGCTCGTGCGGGAGGCGCCGTTCTTCGACGACATGATCGTGAAGGGCAGCCGGCCGAAGCTCGCGCTGGTCGTCGACATCGACGAGATCTTCCACCACTGCCAGAAGGCGTTCATGCGCTCGAAGCTCTGGTCGCCGGAGAGCTGGGCGCCCGACGTGCTGCCGTCGCGGGCGGCGATCTCCAAAACCTTCGAACGGCCGGAGGATTCCCTGGCCGACCTCGAGGCGTACTACGAACCGAGCAGGTACGCGGCGGGTCTGTACTGA